The Triticum dicoccoides isolate Atlit2015 ecotype Zavitan chromosome 6A, WEW_v2.0, whole genome shotgun sequence genome has a window encoding:
- the LOC119317320 gene encoding 3-isopropylmalate dehydratase small subunit 1-like has translation MTAAPLLSLTDAATATATAVLAPGRAPARARIQAAPRHPATVSLRCHRARPLTAAAAAGDSPSSAAFHGECFVVGDNIDTDQIIPAEHLTLVPSKPDEYRKLGSFAFVGLPSAAYPIPFVAPGEESSRYAVIIGGANFGCGSSREHAPVALGAAGARAVVAEGYARIFFRNSVATGEVYPLELADSGASKECKTGDVVTVDLDNSVLINHTSGKQYKLKPIGDAGPVIEAGGIFAYARKAGMIASKSA, from the coding sequence ATGACGGCGGCTCCTCTGTTATCGTTGACGgatgcggcgacggcgacggcgacagcggTGCTGGCCCCGGGCCGAGCGCCCGCCAGAGCCCGCATTCAGGCCGCCCCCCGCCACCCGGCCACCGTCTCGCTGAGATGCCACCGCGCGCGGCCCCTAAccgcggccgccgccgcgggcgacTCGCCGTCGTCCGCCGCGTTCCACGGCGAGTGCTTCGTCGTCGGGGACAACATCGACACCGACCAGATCATCCCGGCCGAGCACCTGACCCTGGTGCCGTCCAAGCCCGACGAGTACCGCAAGCTCGGCTCCTTCGCCTTCGTGGGCCTCCCATCCGCGGCCTACCCGATCCCGTTCGTCGCCCCCGGCGAGGAGTCGTCCCGCTACGCCGTCATCATCGGCGGCGCCAACTTCGGGTGCGGCTCCTCCCGCGAGCACGCGCCCGTCGCGCTCGGAGCCGCCGGCGCGCGCGCCGTTGTGGCCGAGGGCTACGCCCGCATCTTCTTCCGCAATTCAGTGGCCACCGGGGAGGTGTACCCCCTGGAGCTCGCGGACAGCGGTGCCAGCAAGGAGTGCAAGACCGGGGATGTGGTCACAGTGGACCTCGATAACTCGGTCTTGATTAACCACACATCCGGCAAGCAGTACAAGCTGAAGCCTATTGGTGATGCAGGCCCGGTTATTGAGGCCGGTGGGATCTTCGCTTATGCTCGGAAGGCTGGAATGATTGCGTCCAAATCTGCGTGA